One genomic segment of Marinitoga piezophila KA3 includes these proteins:
- a CDS encoding ABC transporter permease, which translates to MTLKEKIKNNDYLYFMLRNKKVLFGFFVFLFFLLLGLVGPHLSKYGPLEYAGPGYMPPGKEYWLGTDIFGHDVYTQLVYGLRSSYFVGFFGGTLATIIGLFVGFLSGYKGKWVDELLMMLTNVMLVIPTLAILIIISSYLSFRGMVFESIIIGITNWPWTARAIRSLTMSIKNKEFVNLSRISSLPTGKIIIEDIASNMFSYIFMVFILQFAGAVLSAVTLDFIGLGPTKGISLGLMMQIARDWNAVQLGMWWWAIIPGLVITLLVSSLYFINTGLDEVFNPKLREM; encoded by the coding sequence ATGACATTAAAAGAAAAAATTAAGAATAATGACTACTTATATTTTATGCTTAGAAATAAAAAGGTTTTATTTGGTTTTTTTGTATTTTTATTTTTTCTTCTGTTGGGGTTAGTAGGCCCTCATTTGTCAAAATATGGACCTTTAGAATATGCAGGTCCTGGATATATGCCGCCAGGTAAGGAATATTGGCTTGGTACAGATATTTTTGGTCATGATGTATATACACAATTGGTATATGGTTTAAGGAGCTCATATTTTGTTGGATTTTTTGGTGGAACACTTGCTACAATAATTGGATTATTTGTTGGATTTCTTTCGGGCTATAAAGGTAAATGGGTAGATGAATTACTTATGATGCTTACAAATGTAATGCTTGTAATTCCGACACTTGCAATATTAATAATAATTTCTTCATACCTTTCATTTAGAGGAATGGTGTTTGAAAGTATCATTATTGGTATTACAAATTGGCCATGGACAGCAAGAGCCATAAGATCACTTACTATGTCAATAAAAAACAAGGAATTTGTCAATCTATCAAGAATTTCTTCATTACCAACAGGGAAAATCATAATTGAAGATATTGCCTCAAATATGTTTTCATATATATTTATGGTATTTATACTTCAATTTGCTGGCGCAGTATTATCAGCAGTTACATTGGACTTTATAGGTCTTGGTCCGACAAAAGGCATTTCACTTGGTTTAATGATGCAAATTGCCAGAGATTGGAATGCAGTTCAACTTGGAATGTGGTGGTGGGCTATTATTCCAGGACTTGTAATTACATTACTCGTATCGTCACTATACTTTATAAACACAGGATTAGATGAAGTATTTAATCCAAAATTACGGGAGATGTGA
- a CDS encoding HD domain-containing phosphohydrolase, with translation MKRLLLYIFLLINLISFGLTIGIYHNPPKIIDKETGIFPELIDYILTQNNVKHNYEMDTFSNLLKKLNNGEIDAIACIAYSAERAKHFYFNKESFISDWAVVYTNHNSNIHNMFDLKNKKIGVLKGDIFYEDKEKGLKELLKNFDIDVSYVEFNTYEDIFKALSKSQIDAGVVNRAFGLTNAEKYNLSPTDIIFFPVKVMIAFRKDYPEKEYIANLIDTELKKLKEDTDSKYYEVINKYLYVQDEPVVPRWLKIFILFSMLIIVFLIINHLVLLKLVERRTMLLRKLNLELQKKNEELQSLNEEISSQNEELEELYLHNEKLQNSLKLIIKAISDLGREEYTSEDNYLKELFKILDFVFPGIVHGRILKIENDEEKTIFEKGLQINNINKNEVYSLDIPINLNINLSYIITLYFKKDEINTESLDELIESFKILATTFFKIKNEADIEERFREDIIKSLISFLELHDEYTKNHSKNVAELSKKIAEKMGFGKPFIKKIYWAGLLHDIGKLLIPIEILNKKSRLTEEEYEYIKKHPEYGYNALIKSESLSEIAIAIRHHHERWDGKGYPDGLKGEAIPIMSQIISVADAWDAMRSRRSYRNPLDIEIAIKEIEENAGKQFSPEIVKVFIQLWKEGEI, from the coding sequence ATGAAGAGGCTTTTATTGTATATATTCCTATTAATAAATCTAATATCTTTTGGATTAACCATAGGGATTTATCATAATCCGCCAAAAATAATAGATAAAGAAACGGGGATATTTCCAGAGCTAATTGATTATATCCTTACTCAAAATAATGTTAAACATAATTATGAAATGGATACGTTTTCAAATCTTTTAAAAAAATTGAATAATGGTGAAATAGATGCTATAGCCTGTATTGCCTATTCGGCAGAACGGGCTAAGCATTTTTATTTTAATAAGGAATCCTTTATTTCGGATTGGGCTGTAGTTTATACAAATCATAATTCTAATATACATAATATGTTTGATTTAAAAAATAAAAAAATAGGCGTTTTAAAAGGTGATATCTTTTACGAAGATAAAGAAAAGGGATTAAAAGAGTTGCTTAAAAATTTTGATATAGATGTATCATATGTTGAATTTAATACATATGAGGATATTTTTAAGGCGTTATCAAAATCTCAGATAGATGCCGGAGTGGTTAACAGAGCTTTTGGATTAACAAATGCGGAAAAATACAATCTTTCGCCAACAGATATAATATTTTTCCCTGTAAAGGTAATGATAGCTTTTAGAAAGGATTATCCGGAAAAAGAATATATAGCCAATCTCATTGATACAGAATTAAAAAAATTAAAGGAAGATACAGATTCTAAATATTATGAAGTAATAAATAAATATCTATATGTGCAAGATGAACCGGTTGTTCCAAGATGGCTAAAAATATTTATTTTATTTTCAATGTTGATTATAGTATTTTTAATAATAAACCATTTAGTTCTTTTAAAACTGGTAGAAAGACGTACAATGTTACTGAGGAAGTTAAATCTTGAATTACAGAAAAAAAATGAAGAATTACAATCATTAAATGAGGAGATCTCATCGCAAAATGAAGAGCTGGAAGAACTTTATCTTCATAACGAAAAGCTACAAAACTCTTTAAAATTAATTATCAAAGCTATATCAGATCTTGGAAGAGAAGAATATACATCGGAGGATAATTATCTCAAAGAACTTTTTAAGATACTCGATTTTGTTTTTCCAGGAATAGTCCATGGAAGAATATTAAAAATAGAAAATGATGAAGAAAAAACAATATTTGAAAAAGGATTACAGATAAACAATATTAACAAAAATGAAGTTTATTCGTTGGATATACCAATTAATTTAAATATCAATCTTTCATATATAATAACCCTTTATTTCAAAAAAGATGAAATTAATACAGAAAGTCTCGATGAGTTAATAGAATCATTTAAAATTCTTGCAACTACATTCTTTAAGATAAAAAATGAAGCTGATATTGAAGAAAGATTTAGAGAAGATATTATTAAATCTCTTATTTCTTTCCTTGAATTGCATGATGAATATACGAAAAATCATTCAAAAAACGTAGCAGAATTATCCAAAAAAATTGCAGAAAAAATGGGATTTGGGAAACCGTTTATAAAAAAGATTTATTGGGCAGGATTGCTGCATGATATTGGGAAACTTTTAATACCTATTGAAATATTAAATAAAAAATCCCGATTAACAGAAGAAGAGTATGAATATATAAAGAAACATCCAGAATATGGATATAATGCTTTAATAAAATCAGAAAGCCTTAGCGAAATTGCAATAGCAATTAGACATCATCATGAAAGATGGGATGGTAAGGGATATCCTGATGGATTAAAGGGTGAAGCAATACCAATAATGTCTCAGATAATATCTGTTGCAGATGCATGGGATGCCATGCGTTCAAGAAGGTCTTATAGAAATCCGCTTGATATTGAAATAGCTATAAAAGAAATTGAAGAAAATGCAGGAAAACAATTTTCGCCAGAAATAGTAAAGGTATTTATACAATTATGGAAAGAAGGAGAAATTTAA
- a CDS encoding ABC transporter ATP-binding protein — MEKVLEVNNLKIYYKTLKGYVKAIDNVSFYIKSGEILGIAGESGCGKSTLGNGLILLKPPMNYISGEAKLNGINLMTLSKKEMRRIRFKDISIIPQYAMDAFSPTKKIKKFISDLVKEHGINPDNKFFEKVKERLRLVNLDESVLNKYSVELSGGMKQRMIMVISTLLDPDLLIADEVTSALDVSSQRYVCDMLVKFRDLGIIKSMIFITHDVAVLNQIADRIMIMYAGQVAEIGDTETILHNPKHPYTQALVNSIPKSNIRYKEKKLTSIEGTPPNLLNIGEGCRFRFRCPYATEICKTKTPKIEELSSDHQIACWNWKKIEGENNE; from the coding sequence ATGGAAAAAGTACTTGAAGTAAATAATCTTAAAATATACTATAAAACCTTAAAAGGTTATGTAAAAGCTATAGATAATGTAAGTTTTTATATAAAATCCGGTGAAATTCTTGGAATAGCTGGTGAGTCTGGGTGTGGAAAAAGTACGTTGGGAAATGGGTTAATTCTTTTAAAACCGCCTATGAACTATATTTCTGGTGAAGCAAAATTAAATGGGATAAATCTCATGACATTATCAAAAAAAGAAATGAGAAGGATAAGGTTTAAAGATATTTCTATAATTCCACAATATGCAATGGATGCATTTAGCCCTACTAAGAAAATAAAAAAATTTATTTCAGATCTTGTAAAAGAACATGGGATTAATCCAGATAATAAATTTTTTGAAAAGGTGAAAGAGAGACTTAGACTTGTTAATCTGGATGAAAGTGTATTAAACAAATATTCTGTTGAGTTATCAGGTGGAATGAAACAAAGAATGATAATGGTTATATCAACATTACTTGATCCAGATCTTTTAATAGCAGATGAAGTAACCTCAGCATTAGATGTAAGTTCCCAGAGATATGTCTGTGATATGCTTGTTAAATTTCGAGATTTGGGAATAATAAAATCTATGATATTTATTACACACGATGTTGCTGTGCTAAATCAAATTGCAGATAGAATAATGATTATGTATGCAGGGCAGGTTGCAGAAATTGGGGATACAGAAACAATATTGCACAATCCAAAACATCCATATACACAAGCACTGGTAAATTCCATACCAAAAAGCAATATAAGATATAAGGAAAAGAAATTAACCAGTATAGAAGGGACACCACCAAATCTTTTAAATATCGGTGAAGGTTGTAGGTTTAGATTTAGATGTCCATATGCAACAGAAATATGTAAAACAAAAACGCCTAAAATAGAGGAATTATCTTCAGATCATCAAATAGCTTGCTGGAACTGGAAAAAAATTGAAGGTGAAAACAATGAATGA
- a CDS encoding ABC transporter substrate-binding protein, whose translation MKNWLKRMGIIAILLVFAVSMFGETFKREETFFFGGGLWSAPSNWNPLVPWAAVPGTIGGIYETLFNYDPISNELVPWLAEKGYWKNDNQYYVKLRENVKWTDGEALTADDVVFTFEITKKNKGIPYASIWNWLDKVEKLSDYEVLFTFSEPRYHEWDYQLYQIAIIPEHIWSKYPVDSLMSLANENPIGSGMYMAESHTDDRMIFVRNDNWWGKDVFGLPAPKRLVELKIFSNNVALGMLMKGELDVSNFFLPGIPSIKRIYGIKTWFKDAPYMLSDNTALLFLNTKKKPMDDPKFRKALAYSINVAPIIRRVFEYQVEPANPVGFLPVDSWMKYYDKDVVEKYGFKYSPAEAKKLLDEAGYKDIDGDGFREMPNGDKISLTIIVPFGWTDWMESIKLIAADFEKIGIKTEPKFPDYSKYAEDMYSDGFDILLNNFGSNVTSTPWTYFNWLFESQQIKNEKAYGGNWGRYENEKLFSLVAEFNKTKDLEKGKKIASEIEKIMLEEMPIIPVWYNGMWFQASEKYWTNYPDENQPYAWPSLWSGRWQIGGSMMILKLKPAK comes from the coding sequence ATGAAGAACTGGCTTAAAAGAATGGGTATTATTGCAATTCTTCTGGTATTTGCAGTAAGTATGTTTGGTGAAACATTTAAAAGAGAAGAAACATTCTTCTTTGGTGGAGGATTATGGAGCGCACCTTCAAACTGGAATCCTTTAGTTCCATGGGCAGCTGTTCCAGGAACAATTGGTGGAATTTACGAAACATTATTCAATTATGATCCTATAAGCAATGAACTTGTTCCATGGTTAGCAGAAAAAGGGTATTGGAAAAACGATAATCAGTATTATGTAAAATTAAGAGAAAACGTAAAATGGACAGATGGTGAAGCATTGACAGCTGATGATGTTGTATTTACATTTGAAATCACAAAAAAGAATAAAGGAATTCCATATGCATCAATCTGGAATTGGTTAGATAAGGTTGAAAAACTTAGCGATTACGAAGTATTATTTACATTTTCAGAACCAAGATATCATGAATGGGATTATCAGTTATATCAGATTGCAATAATCCCAGAACATATATGGAGTAAATATCCTGTTGATAGTTTAATGTCATTGGCAAATGAAAATCCTATTGGTTCAGGTATGTATATGGCAGAAAGTCATACAGATGACAGAATGATTTTTGTCAGAAACGATAATTGGTGGGGTAAAGATGTATTTGGACTTCCTGCACCAAAGAGATTGGTTGAATTGAAGATATTCTCAAATAATGTTGCTCTTGGTATGCTAATGAAAGGCGAACTTGATGTAAGTAATTTCTTCTTACCAGGTATTCCATCCATAAAAAGAATATATGGAATAAAAACATGGTTTAAAGATGCTCCTTATATGTTATCAGACAATACAGCATTGTTGTTCTTAAACACAAAGAAAAAACCTATGGACGATCCAAAATTCAGGAAAGCTCTTGCTTATTCAATTAATGTAGCTCCTATAATTAGAAGAGTTTTTGAATATCAGGTTGAACCTGCAAATCCAGTTGGATTTTTACCTGTTGATTCATGGATGAAGTATTATGATAAAGATGTTGTTGAAAAATATGGATTTAAATACAGCCCTGCAGAAGCTAAAAAATTACTCGATGAAGCAGGATACAAAGATATAGATGGTGATGGTTTCAGAGAAATGCCAAACGGAGATAAAATCAGTTTAACAATTATAGTTCCTTTTGGTTGGACAGACTGGATGGAATCTATAAAATTAATTGCAGCTGATTTTGAAAAGATTGGAATAAAGACAGAACCAAAATTTCCTGATTACAGTAAATATGCAGAAGATATGTATTCAGATGGATTCGATATATTATTAAACAACTTTGGAAGTAATGTAACATCAACACCATGGACATATTTCAACTGGTTATTTGAATCTCAGCAGATAAAGAACGAAAAAGCCTATGGTGGAAACTGGGGAAGATATGAAAATGAAAAATTATTTAGTTTAGTAGCAGAATTTAACAAAACAAAGGATCTTGAAAAAGGCAAAAAAATTGCATCTGAAATAGAGAAAATAATGCTTGAAGAAATGCCAATAATTCCTGTTTGGTATAACGGTATGTGGTTCCAGGCAAGTGAAAAATACTGGACAAATTATCCAGATGAAAATCAACCATATGCATGGCCATCATTATGGAGTGGAAGATGGCAAATAGGCGGAAGCATGATGATATTAAAACTTAAACCTGCAAAATAA
- a CDS encoding Lon protease family protein codes for MLLKYDDFKIKMPQLNFENTENIQSITEYIGQKRAYDSMVLGIEIEEKTHNIFITGPVNTGRRTFARNVLTKYSLNKKTPNDYIYVYNFKDPMKPKAISLKSGEAIIFKKILKETIEISFEALKKGIEGEDFSEKRTQLEDEYLKARKSVWDDLKKEVEKLGFKLQFTTNGAMTIPVYDGKEVTDEEYDKLPEDVRNSFEEKTPILRQLMEKAMIKITEYDKKYREQLRNLEKYWALFTISGIFEDLINEYSTNSDVIEFLNEIKNDIAENFQDILSSDESITNYYKKKYSVNVIIDNSSIKGAPVIEANDPAYSSLIGKIEYFSHMGMLKTDFTMIKPGLLHKANGGYLILDAEKVMRSPYVWEALKNALMNNEIKIENLEGKMGLSVVHTLEPDPIPLNVKVILVGEEWMYEVLYQYDPDFKKLFNVKVAFDTEIELNKENAEYFAGFVKNIVKQHELKDFTKGAVEELLKYSCRINERNDRFSAKFGVLKNIILEANYISDRYSDTIPYVDKNAVIKAIQKHENMFSLYRDKIFDSIKDGQLIIDTEGEKIGQINGLTVVDFDTYSFGVPVKITGNVSSAKQVGVIDIHRDADLSGKIHRKSTFIIENYFYSKYNLDEHMVFSGSISFEQTYSMLEGDSASLAEILVLLSAISKIPLKQYIAVTGSIDQHGNIQPVGGIIEKVEGFYYTCKLKGLKGNEGVIIPHQNIKNLVLNNEIEEDIKKGKFRIYAVKNVDEAIEIMTEYTAGKLNENGEFEENSFNWHIIKRIKELRKIEDEKSHKKRFWLWGK; via the coding sequence ATGTTATTAAAGTATGATGATTTCAAAATTAAGATGCCTCAATTAAACTTTGAAAATACAGAAAATATCCAATCAATTACAGAATATATTGGACAAAAAAGAGCATATGATTCAATGGTTCTTGGAATTGAAATAGAGGAAAAAACGCATAATATATTTATTACAGGTCCTGTAAATACGGGAAGAAGAACATTTGCAAGAAATGTGCTTACAAAATATTCCTTGAATAAGAAAACACCAAATGATTATATATATGTATATAATTTTAAAGATCCTATGAAACCAAAGGCTATTTCTCTTAAATCTGGTGAGGCCATAATCTTTAAAAAGATACTTAAAGAGACCATAGAAATATCCTTCGAAGCTCTAAAAAAGGGAATAGAAGGTGAGGATTTTTCTGAAAAAAGAACCCAACTTGAGGATGAATATTTGAAAGCAAGAAAAAGTGTATGGGATGACTTGAAAAAAGAGGTTGAAAAGTTAGGATTTAAACTACAATTTACAACTAATGGAGCCATGACTATACCTGTTTATGATGGGAAAGAAGTTACAGACGAAGAATATGACAAACTTCCAGAAGATGTAAGAAATAGTTTTGAGGAAAAGACACCTATATTAAGGCAATTAATGGAAAAAGCTATGATTAAGATTACCGAATACGATAAGAAATATAGGGAACAATTAAGGAATCTGGAAAAGTATTGGGCATTATTTACCATTTCAGGTATTTTTGAAGATCTCATTAATGAATACTCAACAAACTCGGATGTTATAGAATTCCTTAATGAGATAAAAAACGATATTGCAGAGAATTTTCAAGATATTTTATCAAGCGATGAGTCTATAACAAATTATTATAAGAAAAAATATTCAGTAAATGTCATAATAGATAATTCATCAATTAAAGGGGCTCCCGTAATTGAAGCCAATGATCCAGCATATTCTTCTTTAATTGGAAAAATAGAGTATTTTTCTCATATGGGAATGTTAAAGACGGATTTTACAATGATAAAACCTGGATTATTACATAAGGCAAATGGAGGTTATCTTATTTTAGATGCAGAAAAGGTAATGAGAAGTCCATACGTTTGGGAAGCTTTAAAAAATGCTTTGATGAATAATGAAATAAAAATAGAAAATCTTGAAGGTAAAATGGGATTAAGTGTTGTTCATACTTTAGAACCAGATCCTATTCCTCTTAATGTAAAAGTTATTCTCGTTGGAGAAGAATGGATGTATGAAGTGTTATACCAGTATGATCCAGATTTCAAGAAACTTTTTAATGTAAAGGTTGCATTTGACACAGAAATCGAATTAAATAAAGAAAATGCAGAATATTTTGCAGGTTTTGTAAAAAATATTGTGAAGCAACATGAATTAAAGGATTTTACAAAAGGCGCTGTTGAAGAATTACTAAAATATTCATGCAGGATAAATGAAAGAAACGATAGATTTTCCGCAAAGTTTGGTGTTTTAAAGAATATTATACTTGAAGCAAATTATATTTCTGATAGATATAGCGATACAATTCCGTATGTTGATAAAAATGCAGTAATTAAAGCTATACAAAAACATGAAAATATGTTTTCATTGTATAGAGACAAGATTTTTGATTCAATAAAAGATGGACAGCTTATTATTGACACAGAAGGTGAAAAGATTGGTCAAATAAATGGATTAACTGTTGTTGATTTTGATACGTATTCTTTTGGTGTTCCTGTAAAGATTACAGGAAATGTTTCTTCTGCAAAACAGGTAGGTGTTATTGATATTCATAGAGATGCAGATTTAAGTGGTAAGATACATAGAAAATCAACTTTTATTATAGAAAATTATTTTTATTCTAAATATAATCTTGATGAACATATGGTGTTTTCTGGTTCTATTAGTTTTGAACAGACATATTCCATGCTCGAAGGAGATAGTGCGTCACTTGCTGAAATACTCGTTTTACTTTCAGCGATTTCCAAAATCCCGTTGAAACAGTATATTGCAGTAACAGGTTCCATAGATCAACATGGGAATATACAACCTGTAGGTGGAATAATAGAAAAGGTGGAAGGATTTTATTACACCTGTAAACTAAAGGGTTTAAAAGGTAATGAAGGGGTTATTATTCCTCATCAAAATATTAAAAATCTTGTTTTAAACAATGAAATAGAAGAAGATATTAAAAAGGGTAAATTTAGAATATATGCAGTAAAAAATGTTGATGAAGCTATTGAAATAATGACAGAATATACCGCAGGAAAATTAAATGAAAATGGTGAATTTGAGGAAAATTCATTTAATTGGCATATTATAAAAAGGATAAAGGAATTGAGAAAGATAGAAGATGAAAAATCACATAAGAAGAGGTTCTGGCTATGGGGGAAATAG
- a CDS encoding ABC transporter permease, producing the protein MWKYLRKKVFIYLITFFVAVSIDWAIPRFMPGDPISLLMSRFAGLPEATERLNSYFTKAFGLDQPLWKQYINFWVALFKGDLGISVFLYPRKVMDIIQGSIIYDFFLLVPAIVLSWIAGNKLGALAAINKKTDNSIIPIFFFLTSSPYFWMAMLMAWFLGFVIPIFPLSGAYSYTMTPSFSSEFILDFLYHLALPFLSLFLVMLGGWAIGMRNMIIYEMGSNYSKYMEALGASDKLIRKYAYRNAILPQVTGLALQLGTIILGSLTTEAVFSYPGLGFLLLQAIQNQDYFLIQGCFLFIVIMVLLGNFIVDLIYVFIDPRIRFSYTEEV; encoded by the coding sequence ATGTGGAAATATTTACGAAAAAAGGTTTTCATATATTTAATAACATTCTTTGTTGCTGTTTCCATAGATTGGGCTATTCCAAGGTTTATGCCTGGTGACCCTATATCCCTATTAATGTCAAGATTTGCTGGATTGCCTGAAGCAACAGAAAGATTAAATTCATATTTTACAAAAGCATTTGGTTTAGATCAACCATTATGGAAGCAATATATAAATTTCTGGGTTGCATTATTTAAGGGTGATCTGGGTATTAGCGTTTTTCTTTATCCAAGAAAAGTAATGGATATAATACAGGGATCTATAATATATGACTTCTTTTTATTAGTTCCTGCCATAGTTTTAAGCTGGATAGCAGGTAATAAACTTGGTGCTCTGGCAGCTATTAATAAAAAGACTGACAATAGTATAATCCCTATATTCTTTTTTCTTACATCATCACCATATTTTTGGATGGCAATGTTAATGGCATGGTTTTTGGGATTTGTAATACCAATATTTCCATTGTCAGGAGCATATAGTTATACAATGACACCAAGTTTTTCATCTGAATTTATTCTTGATTTCTTATATCATCTTGCATTGCCGTTTTTATCGCTATTTCTTGTTATGCTAGGCGGTTGGGCTATTGGTATGAGAAATATGATTATATATGAAATGGGATCAAATTATTCAAAATATATGGAAGCATTAGGCGCTTCCGATAAATTAATAAGAAAATATGCATACAGAAATGCAATACTCCCTCAGGTTACAGGGTTGGCGTTGCAACTTGGAACGATTATTCTGGGATCATTAACAACAGAAGCAGTTTTTTCATATCCGGGATTAGGATTTTTATTATTGCAGGCTATACAAAATCAGGATTATTTCCTTATTCAAGGTTGTTTCTTATTTATAGTCATAATGGTATTATTAGGAAACTTTATAGTTGATTTAATATATGTATTTATAGATCCAAGAATAAGGTTTTCATATACCGAGGAGGTTTGA
- a CDS encoding tyrosine-type recombinase/integrase has translation MGEIERKEINKFDEILLEFLEELDDVTEDTKKQYTKSIKYFLDYLRKHNIPKPTPRTVKSWKAYLLREKSPYTVNLYLSGIRRFFAFLEDKGLYKNIAKNVKGAKRPFGHQKDILTDEEIREIFDAIDTSTLKGKRDMAIIKMMAYTGLRVYSLTQIRIKDMVKRNNKVLLHYKSKGHVSRDSVIALHKEVYESINDYLKERKKVKKYRPSDPLFISLSRNSFGKALTERAIQLIIDGYFDELGLKEFRGNKKLSAHSFRHTVITKVALNYGIEAARQIAGHKNISTTQIYYHEATSVALDADEMIDFE, from the coding sequence ATGGGGGAAATAGAGAGAAAGGAAATAAATAAATTTGACGAGATATTGCTTGAATTCCTAGAAGAACTCGATGATGTTACCGAGGATACAAAAAAGCAATATACAAAATCAATAAAATATTTTCTGGATTATTTGAGAAAACACAATATTCCAAAGCCTACACCCAGGACTGTAAAGTCCTGGAAGGCTTATTTATTAAGGGAAAAAAGTCCTTATACTGTAAATTTGTATCTTTCTGGTATACGCCGTTTTTTTGCATTTCTCGAAGATAAAGGGTTATATAAAAATATTGCTAAAAATGTAAAAGGGGCTAAAAGACCTTTTGGGCATCAAAAGGATATCTTAACCGATGAAGAGATACGAGAAATCTTTGATGCTATAGATACGTCAACGCTTAAAGGAAAACGCGATATGGCTATTATAAAAATGATGGCATACACAGGGTTGAGGGTTTATTCTCTTACGCAAATTCGAATTAAAGATATGGTTAAGAGAAATAATAAAGTATTATTGCATTATAAATCCAAAGGACACGTTAGCAGAGACTCTGTTATTGCATTGCATAAGGAAGTATATGAAAGTATAAATGACTATTTAAAAGAAAGAAAGAAGGTCAAGAAGTATAGACCTTCTGACCCTCTTTTTATTTCATTATCAAGAAACTCCTTTGGTAAAGCTCTTACAGAAAGAGCTATACAACTGATTATAGATGGATATTTTGATGAATTGGGATTAAAGGAATTTAGAGGAAACAAAAAACTTTCTGCCCATTCCTTTAGACATACTGTTATTACAAAGGTTGCTCTTAACTATGGAATAGAAGCAGCAAGACAAATCGCCGGTCATAAAAATATTTCTACTACACAAATCTATTATCACGAAGCTACATCTGTAGCTCTTGATGCAGATGAAATGATAGATTTTGAATAA